The region GATAGAGCGCGTCATGAATATGACGCGCTCTGTAAAATACTAAGCGTCGTGATCCGCCAGATATTTGGCGATCATGGAATCGTATTCAGAGACAAGCGCAAAAGTTTCCGCAGCCAGATCCTTTCTGAGTGCGAGAGATACTTTTCCGTCATTCTTTTTCATATCTTCAAGAATACGGGGATAATGTACCGGACTGGGTACAACCAGTACGGAATGAAAATTTTTCGCTGAAGCGCGAAGCATAGTGGGGCCGCCGATATCGATCTGTTCGACAGCGTTTCTCAGATCCTGCCCTTCGCTAACAGCCTTGGCAAAATTATACAGGTTAACACAGACCATATCGATGGTCTCGATGCCGTGCTCTGCAAGAGTTGCCAGATGTTCCGGGTTATCTTTATCCGCAAGGATTCCGCCATGAACACTGGGGTGCAGGGTCTTCACACGGCCGCCCATAATTTCAGGAAAACCGGTAACATCACTAACGGATTTAACATCAAGACCGGAATCAAGAAGCATTTTTCTTGTACCACCGGTGCTGATTAATTCCACACCGAAGCCAGTCAACTCAGCCGCAAATTCAGCAAGCCCGGACTTATCAGTTACACTGAGTATTCCGCGCTTTACAGGCAACATATCCATAACACATCTCCAGATAATTGTTTTTTGTGGAGTTGTGCCGGATTTATGCCGT is a window of Maridesulfovibrio sp. DNA encoding:
- a CDS encoding IMP cyclohydrolase, producing the protein MDMLPVKRGILSVTDKSGLAEFAAELTGFGVELISTGGTRKMLLDSGLDVKSVSDVTGFPEIMGGRVKTLHPSVHGGILADKDNPEHLATLAEHGIETIDMVCVNLYNFAKAVSEGQDLRNAVEQIDIGGPTMLRASAKNFHSVLVVPSPVHYPRILEDMKKNDGKVSLALRKDLAAETFALVSEYDSMIAKYLADHDA